CCGCACCACGGAGCCATGGCGGCTTTTGACAATGGTACCTATGCGGTAACCTCGGCCCCGGCCAGCGGAAAAAGTCCAAACCGGGTACTCGTCATTGACAAGCAGGGCAAAACAACGCACGCGTCTACGCAGGAAGTCGGAGCCATTCACGGCAACGCGACGGATGGAGCCCATGCGGTTTTCGGTGCCTACACCTCGGCCGAGGCTACCAGTGGAGGCGTATTGGTCGTTGAATCGAACGGCGAACAACGGATGATTGCGAATCCCGCAGGCTTCGGAGCGTACCGCCTCGGCAGCATTTACTACGCGGCGGCGGCCAAGAAATTCATTGGTTTTGTTGCGACCAAGGGTGCGTATCTCATCGATTTGTCCAGCAATCAGATTACCCCTATTTACGCGGGTACGGATGCTTTTCAGTGCAAGGTAGATTATGCCGGGAATCGTTTGCTCGTCCTTTCGCTTGATGGTAAACTGCGGGTGTATGATTTAGCCAGTAATCGTTTGATCAAAGAAGGCAACGTAATCGGCACGACCGATGCTGGAGCTACGTATAAACCCATACTGGAAGCTACCAACCGGTTTGCGTACATTGCTCTGCCGACCACGGGAGAGGTACATCAGATTAACCTCGAAACGCTGGCTACGACCACCAAACACAAAGTGTCTGCCAAACCCGTACGTCTGACTTTGCTGGGTTTTGAAAGCAGCGAAGGTCATAATGACTAAGATTTCTTCCCATTAATTCTAAAAAAAAAGAACCCGAAAGCTCGACACTTTCGGGTTCTTTTTTTTAGGCCTTATTCCCATTTCGGAAACGGATCGCGGAAGCGTACGCCGGTCTGCATCCGCCGGATTTCGGCTGGGGTACACAGGCAGCTTTCCAGTTCCCGAATGATTTGTTCTTGTGCCAGGTCCTGACCAATAATCACCAACTCATTCATGCGATCGCCAAAGTCAGGATGCCAGCGTTTCCGAATCAATAATTCATTTTCCTGATAAGCGGGATAGTACAGGCGTTCTTTCTCCGGAATTGCTGCCCACCAGGTACCCGCCGGCTCGGCCCGTAAAGAGCCTCCCGCCTGCCCCCAGCTCAGGGCTTTATCGGGTCGCGACGCCAGCCAAAATAACCCCTTCGAGCGTATGATCCCCGCGGGCCATTCTTCCTGAAGATACGCCCAGAAACGCTCGGGATGCAGCGGCCGGGAATTCCGGAAAACGAAGGAATGAATGCCGTACTCCTCACTTTCGGGAGTATGATGGCCTTTCTGTAATTCCTCTACCCAGCTTTCTGCCTGCGACGCTTCCTCCAGATTAAACAGCCCCGTATTCAGAATCTGTTCGGGTTCTACCCGACCGAAACTTGATTCGACCAAGCGGGCTTTGGGATTCAGATGCTGGAGAATGGCCTTTAATTCCCCCAGTTGATGCGGGGTAATTAAATCCGTTTTGTTGAGAATCAATACATTGGCAAACTCAATCTGATCGGTCAGTAAATTAACGATACTCCGCGTATCGGCCTGATCGTCTGGGTTGAGCTTCCGACTGCGGACGGTATCAATCGAACCAAAGTCTTTGGCAAAGTTGTAGGCATCAACTACGGTTACGAGCGTGTCCAGCCGACTGAACGCCGATAAGTCAATTCCCATCGCTTCGTCGGTATAACTGAAGGTCTGAGCTACGGGCAAAGGCTCTGAAATGCCCGACGATTCGATCAACAGGTAATCAAAACGGTTTTCTCGAGCTAGCTTTTCCACTTCAACCATCAGGTCTTCCCGCAGAGTACAGCAAATGCAGCCATTAGACATTTCGACGAGTCGTTCCTCGGTACGAGACAGTACATTCTGCGATTGAATCGTCTGAGCATCCACATTGACTTCACTCATATCATTGACGATAACGGCCACTTTCAGGCCGTGACGGTGATGCAGGAGATAATTGAGCAGGGTGGTTTTACCCGCTCCCAAAAATCCGCTCAGTACGGTTACGGGGAGTTTTTTTACCATGAGGAGAATACGTTAGGGGTTCATATTTGCAACGTTGTTGCAAATATGAACATTTAAATGCAACATTGTTGCATTTATCAACCTACTATTTTCTCTTCAAGTAATACGAAGCCTCATCGCTGAGATTGTAGTAGCAAGGTTACTCGGCTTCGTTCGTATTGGTTTGCAACCAGGCTACTTTTTGCTCGGATTCATGGGGCTGACTAATTAATTCCCCGTACAGTTCAGGACGGCGGGCCTGTAAATAGCGATGCCCTCCGGCCTGCGTGAGATTGTCGGAGGTCAGGATTGCGGTTACGACTTCATTATCCAGGGATCGGCATTCGGCCAGTATATCACCGAAGGGGTCCAGAATCATGGAGCACCCGTTTTTGAGCTGATCGTCATCCATGCCGATGGGGTTGGCAAAGACGGCATACACGGCATTATCGTAGGCTCGGGCGGGTAGCCATTTCATCAACCACTGCCGCCCTTTGAGTCCATCAAATTCAGCTCGCAGGGAAGTGGGGTCATACTTCCGGTTCTCCCAGAGTTTGGGATCTACAAATCCGGCTCCGGGACGAGTAGAGGGCGTACACATGGTTACGTGCGGCATCAGAATAATCTCGGCTCCGAGTAGCTTGGTGGCCCGCACATTCTCGATGATATTGTTATCGTAACAAATCAGGATACCGCATTTCCAGCCGTACAGATCAAACACGCAGTACGCGTCGCCGGGCGTCAGGTGTGGATTGATGAAAGGATGTAACTTACGGTACTTTGCCAATAGGCCGGATTGATCCACGCAGACGTAGGCTTTGTACAGACGATCCTGTTCATCCTTTTCGAATAAACCCGCTGCAATTGCAATCCGATGCTTTCGGGCCAGACGGATCAATTCATCGGTGCTGGGTCCCGAGGGGATGGGCTCGGCGATAGCCAGCAGTTCTTCCCGACTCAGGTGTCGGGCAAAAGTATATCCGGTAATAGAACACTCGTGAAACGCAATCACCTGAGCACCGGTCTGAGCGGCCTTGCCCGCCAGTTGATCGATGATGGAAAGATTATACGCTTTGTCACCACTCTTGTTTTCAAACTGAGCAGTAGCCATAACCAGGGTTCGCATAAGAGGCTTGTTTGAGTAGGCCCCAAAACTACGGAACCCGCTGGCAGCAGAATTGTACAAATTCGACAAGCCTTAGTCAGGTGAAGGAAGGAAATTGACCGCCAGACGATTTTGCTGTTTCAGATAAAGTGAAGGCGTAAGGCCGGTTAGCTTGCGGAATTCCCGGATCAGATGGGCCTGATCATAGTAGCCCGCTTCGTACACCGCTGGTGTCATCCCATGTTTGTACTGGGGCTGTTGTACCTCTTTGAGAAAATAATGCAGCCGAACAATACTGCCCATTTTTTGCGGACTTACGCCAATGATTTCCTTGAATTTACGCTCCAGTTGCCGTTGTTCGTAGCCTGTAAACTGCATCAGTTCACGAGCCGTAAAGCATCCGTTTCGCTGAATGATCCACTGCGTAGCGGCTGTGATGAGGGGTTGCGGCCGATCCGTTGCCTGCTTAAGCAAGACTTTGAAAAAATGATCGAGCTGCTGCTTACTCGACTGGACGTCAGTTGAGTCGCTGAGTTGCTGATACAGGTCACGGCTCGCCGTCCCCAGTATGAGATCCAGTTCTACGATTTGGTTGCTTAGCTCCGAAGCGGGTATTCCCAATAAAGAGCTCATCCCATACGGCTGAAAAACCACGATGATCAGATTGGTAATTCCGCTCGCATATACCGTTTTGTACTCCCTGATCTGCCCATAAACGAAGGAGGCCGGGAGTCGATCGCCCCGATCATCTTGCAAAAGCGAATTAAAGGAGAAAACCAGGCCTGTACTACCGTCCGAGAATAACCGTAATTTTTGTACGCTTTCAAACGAATGCCGGATGAAGAGATAGTGCCGGATGAACGGCAGCAAAGCGGGAGCGGGTAACAGTTGCATCGCTGAAGAGGAGTTGGGTAACCTTCAACCAAAGGCAAAGCCTACGCAACATACGATTTTTTCGTTGACTGTAGTACCCAGACACCCGATAGGCTACCTGAAGACTTTCTAAATACCCCTCCGACCCACGCTTCATGTAAATTTCAGCCGGGATGCTGTTCCCCGGCTGAACGTACACTTAAGGTAAAAATTCCCGGCTTATTGCTACGCCCGCCATGGTACCTGCGGCGACGGCGACACTCACGGTTCGCTTCATGGTCGTGGCATCACCCGCGGCATACACCCCAGCGATACTCGTTTTTTGCAGGGCATCTACCTGAATATAACCGTCTTCTGTGTGCACGCACCCCAGGTCCCTGGGTAATGGACAGTGCTGTTCAAAAGGCGGGCGGGCGTACAGGGCATTCAACGGAAACTTCCGGCCGTCAGCAAGTACCAAATGCTGTAAATACCCATTTTCGTGAACGATCTCCTGTAAAGGCGTTTCTTCAATGGTAATACCAAGCGAACTAAGAATGGAGGTGTCCGGAATGGTGGAAGGTGCGTTGGTGAATACGGTCAGTTGCGGAGTCCAGTTACGGATGAGGCGGCCCATTTCCAAAGCGGTTTCTCCGTTCATGAGAATACCGGTTGGCTGATCGCGATACTCGTAACCATGGCAATACGGACAGTGAATGACTGAGATGCCCCAGCTTTTGGAAAAACCGGGCAGGGCGGGCATCAGGTCCCGAATGCCGGTAGCGAACAACAGTTTTTTGGCCTGTATAACGGAACCCGCATCCGTAGTCACGGTAAAATTCATATCCTGCCCCGTTACGCTGACAGCCGTTTCGCTTTGGAAACGAACCGTGGGATAGTTCAAGACCTGAGCTTTGGCACGTTCGGCAATCTCGGCAGGTGTACTGCCATCCTGCGTAAGGAAATTATGGGAATGAGGAGTTTGACGGTTACAGGGCCGACCGCTATCTAGGATAACGACTTGTCGAATGGCTCGCCCCAGGCTCAAAGCTCCGGCTAAACCGGCGTAACTACCGCCAATAATCACGACATCTACAGATTGTTTCATGGTCTTTTCAGGAAAGTAACGTCACAAACGTAAGACTTTTGTCACATATATGTGACATTTCAATGCAAAATTTTTTAAAGCCCTATGCCTTTACTAAACGAAAGCCAGGCAAAATGTTTAAGACTATTTTTAGCTACGGAGCCCATCGCTTCGGCATTGACCGTCGCAGCAATTACTCCACTAAAAAACATGGCAATCCATTCCGCTGTAAATTCGGAAGCGATCAAACCCTGAGTCTGCAATTGGGTGATCACACCCCGATACCGCGAGTAAAATGCATCATACTGAGCACAATCAGGGTTTTGTGACGAGTGCAGATGTTCCGGTCGGGTATGTAGTTTGCTGAATAGCGAAAACTTGGCTCCGCATTCTACACCCGCGTACACCATATTCTCCAGTTGCTTCAGCGGATCATCCGAAGCTTCCAAGGCCTGCATCATGGCGGTCCGGCAACTCCGCTGCATTTCCTTCTGGCAGCTCATCAGTAACGCTTCGCGGGTTTTGAAGTAGCGGTGAAGCGTCCGCCGGGTAATGGCGGCTTTCTCCGCTACCTTTTCCAGCGGAGCGGAATAATCCTCGTTAAAGACGAGAATGGCGGCGTCGATGATCTTTTGTTGGGTGTTTTGCATACCGTAAAAGACAAAACTACGAAAAATTTATTGGGAAGAATGGCTTCTGAACCTATCCATTGAATGGATCAGCCGAGTGTTGATGAGTTACCACTCGGCTGATTCGGTTTCTAGGTCCAGTAGGTAATGGGGGCTTTCGGGAAACGCTCC
The genomic region above belongs to Siphonobacter curvatus and contains:
- a CDS encoding AraC family transcriptional regulator, yielding MQLLPAPALLPFIRHYLFIRHSFESVQKLRLFSDGSTGLVFSFNSLLQDDRGDRLPASFVYGQIREYKTVYASGITNLIIVVFQPYGMSSLLGIPASELSNQIVELDLILGTASRDLYQQLSDSTDVQSSKQQLDHFFKVLLKQATDRPQPLITAATQWIIQRNGCFTARELMQFTGYEQRQLERKFKEIIGVSPQKMGSIVRLHYFLKEVQQPQYKHGMTPAVYEAGYYDQAHLIREFRKLTGLTPSLYLKQQNRLAVNFLPSPD
- a CDS encoding nitrilase family protein; the encoded protein is MRTLVMATAQFENKSGDKAYNLSIIDQLAGKAAQTGAQVIAFHECSITGYTFARHLSREELLAIAEPIPSGPSTDELIRLARKHRIAIAAGLFEKDEQDRLYKAYVCVDQSGLLAKYRKLHPFINPHLTPGDAYCVFDLYGWKCGILICYDNNIIENVRATKLLGAEIILMPHVTMCTPSTRPGAGFVDPKLWENRKYDPTSLRAEFDGLKGRQWLMKWLPARAYDNAVYAVFANPIGMDDDQLKNGCSMILDPFGDILAECRSLDNEVVTAILTSDNLTQAGGHRYLQARRPELYGELISQPHESEQKVAWLQTNTNEAE
- a CDS encoding TetR/AcrR family transcriptional regulator encodes the protein MQNTQQKIIDAAILVFNEDYSAPLEKVAEKAAITRRTLHRYFKTREALLMSCQKEMQRSCRTAMMQALEASDDPLKQLENMVYAGVECGAKFSLFSKLHTRPEHLHSSQNPDCAQYDAFYSRYRGVITQLQTQGLIASEFTAEWIAMFFSGVIAATVNAEAMGSVAKNSLKHFAWLSFSKGIGL
- a CDS encoding GTP-binding protein; translated protein: MVKKLPVTVLSGFLGAGKTTLLNYLLHHRHGLKVAVIVNDMSEVNVDAQTIQSQNVLSRTEERLVEMSNGCICCTLREDLMVEVEKLARENRFDYLLIESSGISEPLPVAQTFSYTDEAMGIDLSAFSRLDTLVTVVDAYNFAKDFGSIDTVRSRKLNPDDQADTRSIVNLLTDQIEFANVLILNKTDLITPHQLGELKAILQHLNPKARLVESSFGRVEPEQILNTGLFNLEEASQAESWVEELQKGHHTPESEEYGIHSFVFRNSRPLHPERFWAYLQEEWPAGIIRSKGLFWLASRPDKALSWGQAGGSLRAEPAGTWWAAIPEKERLYYPAYQENELLIRKRWHPDFGDRMNELVIIGQDLAQEQIIRELESCLCTPAEIRRMQTGVRFRDPFPKWE
- a CDS encoding NAD(P)/FAD-dependent oxidoreductase, which produces MKQSVDVVIIGGSYAGLAGALSLGRAIRQVVILDSGRPCNRQTPHSHNFLTQDGSTPAEIAERAKAQVLNYPTVRFQSETAVSVTGQDMNFTVTTDAGSVIQAKKLLFATGIRDLMPALPGFSKSWGISVIHCPYCHGYEYRDQPTGILMNGETALEMGRLIRNWTPQLTVFTNAPSTIPDTSILSSLGITIEETPLQEIVHENGYLQHLVLADGRKFPLNALYARPPFEQHCPLPRDLGCVHTEDGYIQVDALQKTSIAGVYAAGDATTMKRTVSVAVAAGTMAGVAISREFLP